Genomic segment of Synechococcales cyanobacterium T60_A2020_003:
CGTGCGCCTGATTGCCATTGATGGGGACTACTCCGACGCGATCGCCCTTGGGCAACAGATTAGCCAAATGGATGCCTTTTTCCCCGAAGGTGGCGCGGCTAACGTGGCGCGGCGGGATGGCATGGGGCTGACCGTCATCGATGCGGTGGCAACCCTCAGACGCATTCCCGATCACTATTTTCAAGCGGTTGGATCGGGAACGGGTGGCATTGCGGCCTGGGAAGCAACGCAGCGATTGCTGCGAGATGGACGATTTGGGTCGCGGCGGATGCGGTTGCACCTCGCGCAGAATAGTCCGTTTACGCCGATGGTGCAGGCTTGGAACGCAAAATCGCGATCGCTCCTCCCCTCCAGCGAGGCTCTGGATAAAGCCCAAATTCAGCAAGTGACGGCTACGGTGTTGACCAATCGCAATCCGGCCTATTCCCTGCGCGGAGGGCTATACGAAGCACTCCGGGATACGCGGGGATCGATGTATGCGGTGATGAACGATGAAGCGGCACGGGCACGACATTTGTTTGAAATGCTAGAGGGGATCGATATTTGTCCGGCATCGAGCATGGCAACGGCAGCCTTGATCCGGGCGGTAGAAGCGGGACAGGTTCGCAAGCAAGACTCTATCCTGCTCAATATCACCAGCGGCGGCTCGAAGCGTATGCAGCATGAGCATCCCTCTCACCTTCTCGAACCGACGTGGCGAGTTCCGGCAGGACACTCCTTACCGGACGATCTGATGGAGGCGTTGCAGAATTCGTCTGCGCTGACGGCTCGCATTCCGTAGCCTGTG
This window contains:
- a CDS encoding cysteate synthase; translation: MPSRQSDRPHYVLRCTHCGANYPADPFRLHCDKEHRPALLRAEYSAKTLQVRLQQPGIFRYSDWLPVGRSLNLMGKPMVYESKGLAQHLGLSNLYVSFNGYWPERDAQLTTGSFKELEAATVLARIPEGHDRTLVITSAGNTGRAFATLCSQLQIPLLLIIPEKNLNAIWSPQPFNPNVRLIAIDGDYSDAIALGQQISQMDAFFPEGGAANVARRDGMGLTVIDAVATLRRIPDHYFQAVGSGTGGIAAWEATQRLLRDGRFGSRRMRLHLAQNSPFTPMVQAWNAKSRSLLPSSEALDKAQIQQVTATVLTNRNPAYSLRGGLYEALRDTRGSMYAVMNDEAARARHLFEMLEGIDICPASSMATAALIRAVEAGQVRKQDSILLNITSGGSKRMQHEHPSHLLEPTWRVPAGHSLPDDLMEALQNSSALTARIP